In a genomic window of Pseudomonas mohnii:
- a CDS encoding response regulator, with translation MEHVDHILIVDDDREIRELVGNYLKKNGLRTTVVADGRQMRSFLESTPVDLIVLDIMMPGDDGLMLCRELRAGKHKATPVLMLTARNDETDRIIGLEMGADDYLVKPFVARELLARINAVLRRTRMLPPNLVVTETSRLLAFGRWRLDTSARHLLDEDGTMVALSGAEYRLLRVFLDHPQRVLNRDQLLNLTQGRDADLFDRSIDLLVSRLRQRLLDDAREPAYIKTVRSEGYVFSLPVEIVGAPS, from the coding sequence ATGGAACACGTCGATCACATTCTCATCGTTGACGATGACCGCGAGATCCGCGAACTGGTGGGCAACTACCTCAAGAAGAACGGCCTGCGCACCACGGTCGTGGCGGATGGTCGGCAGATGCGCAGCTTCCTCGAATCCACGCCGGTAGACCTGATCGTGCTGGACATCATGATGCCGGGCGACGATGGCCTGATGCTCTGCCGCGAGCTGCGCGCCGGCAAACACAAGGCCACCCCGGTCTTGATGCTCACCGCCCGCAACGATGAAACCGATCGCATCATCGGCCTGGAAATGGGTGCTGACGATTACCTGGTCAAGCCGTTCGTCGCCCGTGAACTGCTGGCGCGAATCAACGCCGTGCTGCGCCGCACACGCATGCTGCCACCGAACCTGGTGGTCACCGAAACCAGCCGCCTGCTGGCTTTCGGGCGCTGGCGCCTGGACACCTCGGCCCGCCACCTGCTCGATGAGGACGGCACCATGGTCGCGCTCAGCGGTGCGGAATATCGCTTGCTGCGGGTATTCCTCGACCATCCGCAGCGGGTACTCAACCGCGACCAATTGCTCAACCTGACCCAGGGCCGCGACGCCGACCTGTTCGATCGTTCCATCGACCTGTTGGTGAGCCGCTTGCGCCAGCGCCTGCTGGACGATGCCCGCGAACCGGCCTACATCAAGACCGTGCGCAGCGAGGGCTACGTGTTTTCCCTGCCCGTGGAAATCGTCGGTGCCCCCTCGTGA
- a CDS encoding ATP-binding protein, producing MSLSMHWPRTLASRLSLIFLIGLILAQALSFGAQYYERYESSKNTMLGNLETDVSTSIAILDRLPANERAGWLQQLQRANYGYLLSDGEKGTPMDLDMAEAPMAMASIKDAIGQDYPMTFTDIPGPKKHFQVHLTLSDGSPLTIDVRPSMVPLSPWLPIVLLGQLALMLACTWLAVRIAIRPLSRLAEAVDTLDPNTHPVLLDEKGPTEVAHAARAFNAMQARIAAYLKERMQLLAAISHDLQTPITRMKLRAEFMDDSAEKDKLWNDLGEMEHLVREGVAYARSIHGSTEESRRTDLDSFLDSLVFDYQDMGKEVQLNGKSATVIDTRPHALRRVLVNLTDNALKFAGSAELLVEKQADGSVSVKVMDRGPGIAEEELAQVMQPFYRVENSRNRSTGGTGLGLAIAQQLALAIGGSLTLSNREGGGLCAQLKLPARSA from the coding sequence GTGAGTCTATCGATGCATTGGCCTCGCACCCTGGCGTCGCGGCTGTCGCTGATTTTCCTGATCGGCCTGATCCTCGCCCAGGCCCTGTCTTTCGGTGCGCAGTACTACGAGCGTTACGAAAGCTCGAAAAACACCATGCTCGGCAACCTGGAAACCGACGTCTCGACCTCCATCGCCATCCTCGACCGCTTGCCGGCCAACGAGCGCGCCGGCTGGCTGCAGCAACTGCAACGGGCCAATTACGGTTATCTGCTCAGTGACGGCGAAAAAGGCACGCCCATGGACTTGGACATGGCCGAGGCGCCGATGGCGATGGCCTCGATCAAGGACGCCATTGGCCAGGATTACCCGATGACCTTCACCGACATTCCCGGGCCGAAAAAACACTTTCAGGTGCACCTGACACTCTCGGACGGCAGCCCGCTGACCATCGACGTACGGCCTTCGATGGTGCCGTTGTCACCCTGGCTGCCCATCGTCCTGCTCGGACAATTGGCGCTGATGCTCGCCTGCACCTGGCTGGCCGTGCGTATCGCCATCCGACCCCTGAGCCGTCTCGCCGAAGCCGTGGACACCCTCGACCCCAACACCCACCCGGTGCTGCTCGACGAAAAAGGCCCGACTGAAGTCGCGCACGCGGCCAGGGCCTTCAACGCCATGCAGGCGCGCATCGCCGCCTACCTGAAGGAGCGCATGCAACTGTTGGCGGCGATCTCCCATGATCTGCAAACGCCGATCACCCGGATGAAACTGCGCGCCGAATTCATGGACGACTCCGCCGAAAAAGACAAACTCTGGAACGACCTCGGCGAAATGGAACACCTGGTGCGCGAAGGCGTGGCCTACGCGCGCAGCATCCATGGCTCCACCGAAGAAAGCCGCCGCACGGATCTGGACTCGTTTCTCGACAGTCTGGTCTTCGACTACCAGGACATGGGCAAAGAGGTCCAGTTGAACGGCAAGAGCGCCACCGTCATCGACACCCGCCCCCATGCCTTGCGCCGGGTGCTGGTCAACCTCACTGACAACGCCCTCAAGTTCGCGGGTTCTGCCGAATTATTGGTGGAGAAACAGGCCGACGGCAGCGTGTCGGTGAAAGTCATGGACCGTGGTCCGGGCATCGCCGAAGAGGAACTGGCCCAGGTCATGCAGCCGTTCTATCGCGTGGAAAACTCCCGCAACCGCAGCACCGGCGGCACCGGCCTGGGCCTGGCGATTGCACAGCAACTGGCGTTGGCGATCGGGGGATCGCTGACATTGAGTAATCGTGAGGGCGGTGGCTTGTGCGCGCAGCTCAAGTTGCCGGCGCGCTCGGCTTGA
- a CDS encoding methyl-accepting chemotaxis protein translates to MSLRNLSIAPRAFLGFAFIALLVIVLGVFAVNRMSIIRQASLDMETNQLPSVGFLGNITENVLRMRILSFRVLVNRDPAALQDAQTRIGVLVDKLRSAQASYAALPSQPEEAQLYKTFTATLDSYMQAQEQMLELSRQNRLDEMRTLINTRIKDGTDQMGEQLNKLVALNTGYAKTASAEAGANYSSAILGIVVVAVLAALMTILLAWLLTRSIVTPLNRALLAAQTIADGNLSKTIEADGQDEPGRLLGALSIMQANLRKTIEQISGSATQLGAAAEELSAVTQDASRGLQQQNNEIEQAATAVNEMTAAVEEVARNAVSTSEASSQSTQAAREGRDRVVETVDAIQTMTQDVHTTSLMIEGLAAQGRDIGKVLDVIRAIAEQTNLLALNAAIEAARAGEAGRGFAVVADEVRALAHRTAQSTQEIEKMVAGIQNGTGEAVASMQQSNQRTQSTLEMARAAGVALEQITQSIHLINERNLVIASASEEQAQVSREVDRNLVNIRDLATQSATGANQTSAASHELSRLAVNLNALVSRFVI, encoded by the coding sequence ATGTCACTGCGTAATCTGAGTATCGCGCCTCGAGCTTTCCTGGGGTTTGCCTTCATTGCCCTGCTGGTCATTGTGCTGGGGGTGTTTGCGGTGAATCGCATGAGTATCATCCGCCAGGCCTCCCTGGACATGGAAACGAACCAACTGCCCAGCGTCGGTTTTCTTGGCAACATTACCGAAAACGTGTTGCGCATGCGCATTCTGTCGTTCCGGGTATTGGTCAACCGTGATCCAGCAGCTCTGCAGGATGCCCAGACGCGCATCGGTGTGTTGGTCGACAAGCTGCGCAGCGCCCAGGCCAGTTATGCCGCGTTGCCATCCCAGCCGGAAGAAGCGCAGCTGTACAAGACATTCACCGCTACCCTGGACAGCTACATGCAAGCCCAGGAGCAGATGCTGGAGTTGTCGCGCCAGAACAGGCTCGATGAAATGCGCACGCTGATCAACACGCGGATCAAGGACGGCACCGATCAGATGGGTGAACAGCTCAACAAGTTGGTGGCACTCAATACCGGTTATGCCAAAACCGCCTCGGCCGAAGCGGGCGCCAACTACAGCAGCGCCATTCTCGGGATTGTCGTCGTTGCCGTGCTGGCCGCGTTGATGACCATCCTGCTGGCCTGGCTGCTGACCCGCAGCATCGTCACGCCGCTGAACCGCGCCTTGCTGGCGGCGCAGACCATCGCTGATGGCAATCTGAGCAAAACCATCGAGGCCGATGGCCAGGATGAGCCGGGTCGGCTGCTCGGTGCCTTGTCGATCATGCAGGCCAATTTGCGCAAAACCATCGAGCAGATCTCCGGTTCCGCCACGCAACTGGGGGCCGCCGCTGAAGAGCTCAGCGCCGTGACCCAAGATGCCTCTCGCGGTCTGCAACAGCAGAACAACGAAATCGAACAGGCGGCCACCGCCGTCAACGAAATGACCGCTGCCGTGGAAGAAGTGGCACGCAACGCGGTATCGACCTCCGAAGCCTCGAGCCAGTCGACCCAGGCCGCCCGGGAAGGCCGCGACCGTGTGGTGGAGACCGTCGACGCGATCCAGACCATGACCCAAGACGTGCACACCACCTCGCTGATGATCGAAGGCCTGGCCGCCCAGGGACGCGACATCGGCAAGGTGCTGGATGTGATTCGTGCCATCGCCGAGCAAACCAACCTGCTGGCGTTGAACGCTGCGATCGAAGCCGCCCGTGCCGGTGAGGCCGGGCGCGGTTTTGCCGTGGTCGCGGACGAGGTGCGGGCGCTGGCCCATCGCACAGCGCAATCAACCCAGGAAATCGAAAAAATGGTCGCTGGCATCCAGAACGGTACCGGTGAAGCCGTGGCGTCGATGCAGCAAAGCAATCAACGCACCCAAAGCACCCTGGAAATGGCGCGTGCCGCCGGTGTCGCGTTGGAGCAGATCACTCAGTCGATCCATTTGATCAACGAGCGCAACCTGGTCATCGCCAGTGCGTCCGAAGAGCAGGCCCAGGTGTCTCGCGAAGTCGACCGCAACCTGGTGAATATTCGCGATCTCGCCACGCAGTCCGCCACAGGCGCCAACCAGACCAGCGCCGCCTCCCATGAACTGTCACGCCTGGCGGTGAATTTGAACGCGCTGGTGTCGAGGTTTGTCATTTAA
- a CDS encoding DNA-binding domain-containing protein, with product MAKRSLHEQQHSMGLYLRDPEHCAPPAEMDPARAQVYRDLVFANLSSLISGTFPVLVNILGDDRWRALVRAFLRDYRAHTPKFGEIAEEFVEFLASEPQALAEGSWPPFMVELAHYEWVEMALQQSEAEPLPAGDAEGLLSRPLHISPLAWPLAYSWPVQRVGPGYQPDTAPDQPTLLLVRRAKDWSVKFSELSPLAWRLLQRLGEFPGLDGRAQLQGLAEEAGMTGSQTFFENGLALIQQLHGEGVVGVIN from the coding sequence GTGGCCAAGCGCTCGTTGCATGAACAACAACACAGCATGGGCCTGTACCTGCGCGACCCTGAACACTGTGCGCCACCCGCCGAGATGGACCCGGCGCGGGCACAGGTTTATCGCGACCTGGTGTTCGCCAACTTGTCGTCGTTGATCAGCGGCACCTTCCCGGTGCTGGTGAACATCCTGGGTGATGACCGGTGGCGTGCGCTGGTGCGGGCGTTTCTGCGCGATTACCGCGCCCACACGCCGAAGTTCGGCGAGATCGCCGAGGAATTCGTCGAGTTCCTGGCGTCCGAGCCGCAAGCGTTGGCCGAGGGTTCCTGGCCGCCATTCATGGTGGAGCTGGCGCATTACGAATGGGTCGAAATGGCGCTGCAACAATCCGAAGCCGAGCCTTTGCCGGCCGGCGATGCAGAAGGGTTGCTGAGCCGCCCGTTGCACATCTCGCCACTGGCCTGGCCGTTGGCCTATAGCTGGCCGGTGCAGCGGGTCGGACCGGGCTATCAGCCCGATACCGCACCCGATCAGCCGACCTTGTTGCTGGTGCGACGGGCTAAAGACTGGAGCGTAAAGTTTTCCGAACTGAGCCCGCTGGCGTGGCGCCTGTTGCAGCGCCTGGGTGAGTTTCCCGGGCTGGACGGCCGTGCGCAGTTGCAGGGGTTGGCGGAGGAGGCGGGGATGACCGGCTCGCAGACGTTCTTCGAAAACGGTTTGGCATTGATCCAACAGCTGCATGGGGAAGGGGTGGTGGGCGTCATCAACTGA